The DNA window GCCCGGGTGATGGAATACAAGGAGCCGGAGCCGGCGGTCCACGAACTTCTGAAAAGCCATGGCGCCGGCAACGCCGGATTCGAATCGCTCCACGTGACGTACGCCAGGGCGGAGGAGATGCGTGAGAAGTTTACCGGGGTGGAGCTTGTGCCTGTGAAGGACGCGGTGGAGACGGTGCGCCAGGTGAAAGATGAGCCTGAGATAGAAGCGATTAAATGGCTGCTGGACATTCAGGCGGAAACATTCAATGACGCGTTGCGCCTGATCCGGCCGGGAGCCGTGGAGCGGGACGTGGCGGTGGAGCTTGAGTATCTTCTGCGCAAACGGGGCGCTGACGGCCCTGCGTTTGATTTCATCGTCGCCTCCGGGGTCCGCTCGGCCATGCCCCACGGCGTGGCGTCGGACAAGGTCATCGGCAAAAACGAGATGGTGACGCTGGACTGGGGCGCCAAGGGGCGCGGCTATCATTCGGACAACACCAGGACGGTGATCACAGGGCCGGTGGACCCGGAACTTGAGAAAATATACTCCATAGTCCTTGAAGCGAACATCGCCGGGATCGAAGCAGTGCGCCCGGGGGTGTCCATGAAACAGGTGGACGAAGCGGCGCGAAAGATCGTCAACGCCACGGGTTACGGCGATGCGTTCGGCCACGGCACAGGGCACGGCGTTGGGCTGGACATACACGAAAAACCGACCGTGTCGTGGCGGGGCGATGCAGTGGCGGAACCTGGCATGGTGTTCACCGTCGAGCCGGGGAT is part of the Nitrospinota bacterium genome and encodes:
- a CDS encoding aminopeptidase P family protein, translating into MILDSPDSAAPYFQRRVERVRQRMADHGLSAFLVSSLVNVRYLSGFTGTSGLMVITGDEACFLTDFRYVTQAAAQVKSARVMEYKEPEPAVHELLKSHGAGNAGFESLHVTYARAEEMREKFTGVELVPVKDAVETVRQVKDEPEIEAIKWLLDIQAETFNDALRLIRPGAVERDVAVELEYLLRKRGADGPAFDFIVASGVRSAMPHGVASDKVIGKNEMVTLDWGAKGRGYHSDNTRTVITGPVDPELEKIYSIVLEANIAGIEAVRPGVSMKQVDEAARKIVNATGYGDAFGHGTGHGVGLDIHEKPTVSWRGDAVAEPGMVFTVEPGIYLPGKGGVRIEDMVLVTQTGCETLSAAIPKGLIAV